ccgcaacatctgcaggaccacaaccaatacgggaaatactatatccatcgaatttcatttattcaaacgagacTTATTACTTATCGGGCATTATCGGAcatgtgatcaatttcatacataagataagacatttatacaattcacacatatacaacattcaattcaaacatattaatatacatgatttagttacacgaacttacctcgacacttgtttGTATAAGAgaatctactaatccgatactttttattttcctagaTCTAACTCCTTATTTGATCTTTCCGGATCTATATAAATggatttaacatcaatttaacacatttcatatccaattcaatccaatttaccattttgcacctattcttttgattaattccaattttgtccctagactcggaaaatgaaattcatgcaatttaatccttattccaagcctagccaaatttttcatataacatttacaattcataaaattcaaaaattttccataaattttacatctttacaatttagtccctaaatcacaatttcatcaaaatttcctttacaaaagttgtttatctatcaacaacctttcattttctaccataaattccaaaatttcagcatactcattcatggtaaaattttaatactttgataacttagcaaattaatccccaaaatagatagattaggttattacaatctcgaaaatataaaaattactaaaaacgggacaagaattCATACCTAATTGAACGAAAACAACTTGCTTGAGCTCactttctcttagctagggtttccatgtatttttaatttggggatGAAGATGAAATAGATGatattagtttattatcatctttaattatttccatttctaatttggtccttttctttttctaattttcaatgGATGAATCGTCATaaatatctactaactccaTTTAAAGATctaattgccatataaggacctcaaattttgaattccatagctatttaatcccactagctactagaattcaacttttgcattttatgcaatttggtcatttctataattaaacatgaaatcggtaaaattttcttatcgaaatttttatacatcattcctatcataatgtagatcatacaataatattaaaataaattttatttctaactcggatttgtggtcccgaaaccactgtttcgatttcactaaaaacgggctgttacagtaCAAATATGAATCTTGCACTCTCTTCAACCCTTATTCCTTCTCATCAACCAAGACAAATTTCAAGTAAGATCCATAATTAGCATTGGACTATCAAGCAAGAACCTTAAATTCAATGCAAATAAAACGATAAATCGAATAAAAAACCAACAAATCCAATACACCTTTAGAAGAAAGAACTAGAAAATCTTAGATAATAGATTTAAAGAAGCAAACATATTCCATTAATTTAAGCTAAATACCAAATTGGcgcattaacaaaaaaattttcccatttttcctATAAGAATCATCAAAATCTCTAAACATTGGGATcctaaaattacacttttttcCCTTAATTTTTAATCTGGGTATTTGAAGCTACCTTTATCTACCTTAAACAGACAAACAAACACTAGGCACGCATACAAGAACAACACATTGTCTCTCCATggcttataaaaataaaatttcttccttttgtttaaaaattaaaatgatttgttATTGTTGGAGTTAGTgatattttactaaaatgtaTCATCAAATTCATAGAAGGCCAAACATCAAAAAggaaatatttaagaaaatgaagaaaacagagaaagaaagttttactaGAAGTGTTAGAGAAAACAGCGAGACGAAGAGGCCAAATATCGAAGAAGGGTAAATTTTTTCAATCTAATACAAATAGAATGGAATCTAAGCTCTTCCTAGAAAGCCAAATTACTTGAACAAGGGTAAGTTTTACATTTGCTTTTACAATCGAAAAAGAAAcattgaaaaacaaatattaattgaaaaaaacgTAAAGAAACATTGAAAAACAGATAGTTCGAATTAAAACTTACCAGATCTTGGATCTAGCGAGACGACTTGAAAAACgtttcacttcttttttttcaatggATTAAGCTATCAGAGTTAGGAGGAAATgagattaaaaaagaaaaaaattaaattaagtgaaGAAGAAATGAAGTTTACAATGGTGGAgggaagaagaatgaaaaaaaatatcagTTGGAATTGGGGATTTCAAACTGTGAAAAAGAGAGGAGAATGGTGAGGATAAAATTGAAACATTTCTCTAATTTGTTGTTCCACCATTCCTTGAATCATCATTTAGTGCGGGGAGTACGAAATGGTTTGATGCATTTTCACACTAAATAATCCCGTAACGAATAGCTGTAATAACTATTATAGCCAACCAAACAATGGTTTCGTGATGGGTCCACTGAATTGGGCTATAATGTATCACCATTACAGTCAAGCAAACATGTTGTTGGTTTTAAATCGGTGGAGTTTAAGATGGATAGTAttgttgttatttaattaattcaagcaAAGTCAATTTATTAGAATTCTTGAATTGCGTTAAGAGCAATTAAAGATCTAATCCAACTTTCTTGGATAATACGGATTACACATGTCGTCCATAGTTTGGCAATATTGACATTTTCGAAGTCTCTGATTAAGTATATCTATATGCGATCATCATAAAATCTTTCAACTGATACATGATAATTACTCCGAAAGAGGGTGGCCTCGCATAATTTagttatactttttaatttctttctttaaaaaaattaaagtgaaaaaaaattttaattcaagttcATAAAGATGAATTGATCCTTTTAATTGGTCTCATTCGAACgatgattaaattaactaaagGTAATTGGGGCCTATAGTTGAATATGGAACTGAGAAAAGGCCCAATAAGGAAGAAACCACAAAACCAAAGAACAGCACGCACAACACAAACAAACATTAAGACATCTCTCTCTGTTCTTCACCAGTTTCCGAAaaccatcttcttcttcttttttttaattttctcattttgattttgactcTGCCTCACGTATCCAAGTTTCTCTCTTTCATTGTTCTGCCTCTTCAATTCTTTCTTACATGACccgaccaaaaagaaaataattatagaaCCCAAAGGatcagaaatttaaaaaaaaaaaaggttttaactGGTTTAGTTTCTTCGTCTTTTCTTCGTGTAAGATCTGGAAAGTAAGTTTCTTTAATCCAATTCTTGAAATGGGTTTGTTCCTATTTCTTCAAAGATAACTCCTATATGAAAAGAATTCACTCTTTTTTTTGGGTTTATAGGGATGAAGCGAATAAGAGATGATATATATTCTGGTTCTCAATTTAAACGCCCATTTACTTCTTCAAGGGCTGAATCGTAAgttgtcttcttctttttttttttttgttggttcCTCTGTTTTTATAATCTGTTTGCTTTCTCTTTTAGGgttattttggttggttttgttttaatatgATAAAGTTTGGCTTTTTTGAtaacttggtttttttttcctaatttttgtTGCTGGTTAGTTATTGTTCTCAGCTTTAATGGTCTTTTTTGGTGAGATTTGACTGAGAATTTTGTTGGATTTGCATGTGGGATTGTATTGCTTATCACTTTGAATTGAGTGATTcgtttatgtttttgatttatcatgttttggTTGAATCATATTGGTGTCTATGATTCTTGGGACCAGTACATAAAGTAAGACTTGCTACTTGGTTTTGTAATATTTGGTAAATAACACTTTTTAACTAAAGGGATCTTTAGCTCTTTCTAAGATTAATCATCTGTTGAAAGTAAATTACGTTTAGCCCAATTTGTAgagttttttattcattattgtGGAGATGGATGTAGCTCtgaattttctttcattatttctaCCTATTAAGCTATGGGCAAAACCAAATGCCTGGTGGAGGTGGCGGTACAGGTGGAGGGGAAGGGGGAGGAGGAGGAGCTGGAGGAGGGGGAAGTATGTCGCAGAAACTGACTACAAACGATGCCTTAACATATTTAAAGGAAGTCAAGGAGATGTTTCAGGATCAAAAAGAGAAGTACGACATGTTCCTTGAAGTCATGAAGGATTTCAAGGCTCAAAGGTATCCCATTTTCAAAATGCCAAGTTTTCTTGACGGACAACGAATTGTTGTTTAAACTACTAAATGTCTATACATCTTTTGTCTTCTGCAGGACTGACACTGCTGGTGTCATTGCCCGAGTGAAAGAGTTATTCAAAGGGCATAACAACTTGATTTATGGATTTAATACCTTTTTGCCAAAGGGATATGGAATTACCCTTGACGAGGATGAGGCTCCTCCAAAAAAGACTGTTGAATTTGATGAAGCAATCAGTTTTGTAAACAAAATAAAGGTGAAATACTGAAATTGTTGTGCTATAATCTTCGGCTTATTGATGCCTGTGTTTAGCCatctaatttatccattttactATGCAGAAACGTTTCCAAAATGATGAGCATGTTTATAAATCATTTCTGGATATTTTGAATATGTACCGGAAGGAGCACAAGGACATAAATGAGGTCTATACTGAGGTAatgtcttcttctttttaactgTGTTCATTTGCTCTTTGGCATTTACTGAATCTTAATCtcttgattttgttttcttcagAAAATATCATGTGTTCTTTGTTTCATTGCTTTCAGGTTGCTTCTCTTTTTGAGGACCATCCAGATCTTCTTGATGAGTTCACAAGATTTTTGCCAGATTCTCAAGCAGCACCTATGACCCAACAAGTTCCATATGGTCGAAACTCAACTCAGCATTATAACGAGCGAAGCTCTGCTACACCCACCTTGCGGCAAATACAAATGGATAAGGTAGCTGTTCTctctcttatttttaatatttattttcttgctaCTTGCTATGCATTGATATGCTTGTGATATGAACaatgattcttttattttatttttccagcaACGTCGGAGGGATAGGAGTATTACTTCCAATGCTGATAGGGATCTCAGTGTTGACCGTCCTGAACTGGACGATGACAAAGCTGTTATAAAAGTGCAAAAGGAGCAGAGAAAGCGCGTGGAAAAGGACAGTAGGGATCAGAGAATTCGTGATCACGATGATCCTGAGCATGACAACAATAGGGATTTTAACTTGCAACGTTTTCCTGACAAAAAGAGATCCGGAAGGAAGGTTGAAGGATTTGCTTCTTATGATGACAGGGATACTTTCAAAAGTAAGTCTCTCAACTTTTTATAACTAttatatgtgtataatatacAAAGTATCACCTTTGTTTTACTTGCTTTTTGAACGTATCATAATTATACAGTTTAGGGTGTTTAGGGTGACAATTTTGCTGTTCTTTTGCAATGCTTTGCTAATAAAGTAGCCTTGCTTGTGTAGTGGGATCCAGGTTAATGCACATTTTCTTGTTATTCTTATATCAACCTTTTAAAGGTTTTTCTATTCAAATCTCAGGCATGTGCAACCAAGGGTTTGTATTCTGCGAGAAAGTTAAGGAGAGGCTATGCAACTCAGATGACTACCAGGCGTTCTTAAAGTGCCTTAATATTTATAGCAACggaataatcaaaagaaatgaTTTGcaaaatttggtatgttttacaCCATCTCTAACAGTTATCTTTGATTTTAGAATCATTCAATCACTTCTCTTATATGTTATATTGGTCCCTAGGTGACTGATTTACTTGGCAAGTATCCAGATCTTATGAATGAATTCAATCAGTTCTTGGAGCGTTGCGAGAATACGGGTAACAACTTAAGCATCATTTTAAGTTGTTTGTTTCGATTATTAATTCTTATGGCTGTTTTTAAACCAAATATCTCCTGCAGATGGGCTTCTTGCTGGTGTTATTAATAAAAGTACGCAACTGATAGCCTCCTTTTCTTTCTGATTTTGTTACACATTTTCTTATTTATCTTTGCCACTTTCTCATTTATCGAGACCGTTGTATCggaaaaaaaatcccaaaaattggATCAAAAAACTGATACCATGATGAAATTAGAGATGAATACTCTAATGTATTGAGGAAAAACTCACTCAAAAGTATGTATTTCTTAGAAATATGTAGaactatatatacatgaagATTGAATCAACCTAAGGAAAGAATATCTCTAAATTAGAATTTCTAAAAATCAGTTGTAATCTCTAAAGATACTAATCAATGCTATCAAATAATCAAAAGATTCTCAACACTTATTTATCTGTAAATCGCAATAATGTTTACTTCTTGATTACAGAATCTCTTACAGTTGTTGGACATGCACCCAAGTCAGAGGAAAAACGTGAAATTGAGGCGGCTAAGGAAAAGGAGAGATATAAGTATATGGGAAAATCAATACAGGAGCTTGACCTTTCTAACTGCCAAAGTTGTACTCCAAGCTATCGGCTTCTGCCTGATGATGtataaacttttgtttttttcccccatgcaaattatttatgatttggCACCAGTTTTTAATGCTCTTTGGTGTTTCTTTTGCAGTACCCAATACCTATCGCAAGTCAGAGATCTGAGCTCGGCGCTCTAGTGCTGAATGATAATTGGGTATCTGTGACTTCAGGAAGTGAGGATTATTCTTTTAAGCACATGCGCCGAAATCAATATGAAGAGAGCTTGTTCAGATGTGAGGATGATAGGTAAATTTTCCGGGCCTTCCTCAATTTATTCCAGTGCTATGTATGCATTCACCTTGGTGATTATTTATctctttttgtaatttaattatgcGTCGTTCccattgtaattttatatactgCATGTGAAGGTGAGAATGAACTTTCGTAAGAAATATCTATATGCACTGATTAATTATTCAGTTCGTTTATGCCCTTTTGTATTCCGGTGTTAAACTATCTGACTGGTCAATGTACTATAGGCttatgagcaaattagtcctatAAAAGCGagcaatttaatctttgtagatttaattttaaagcaaaaaggTAAATTTGTAAACGGTGGTAAGGTTGAATGTTAAAACATATTGACTTGCCATGTTTTAAAGTGGCAAGAGAAAAACTgagcaatttagtccttgttgtgttttgaaaatgttttgaatttctttttcatttgtcACTTTAAAACACAAGTCAGCTTTTCTTATCCTTCAAATTTACCactgtttaaaaaaaatacaaggattaGCTTGCTCATTTTTGTAGTAGAGGGACTAGTTTGCCCTTTAGCCTTTGGTACAGGGACCCACCAGTTGCTTTAACCGAAATCTAGATATTATATCCTTCCTGGACATGACAGTTCTTGTTTGATGGTCTTAGGTTTGAGCTGGATATGTTGTTAGAATCCGTGAGCTCAACAGCCAAGCGTGCCGAGGACTTGCTAAATAgcattaatgaaaataaaataaatttggattCTCCGTTCCATGTTGAAGAACACTTCACTGGTTATGTCTCCTTGCTATGTGAaacctttttcatcattttatgtCTCCTTGCTATGTGAAACCTTTTTCATCGTTTTAACTTTCGGACTCTTCTTGATCACTTACTGTAGTTCTAAATTTAAGGTGCATTGAGCGTTTATATGGTGACCATGGTCTTGATGTGATGGAAATATTACGTAAAAATCCTGCTCTTGCATTACCCGTCATTTTAACTCGCCTGAAGCAGAAGCAAGAAGAGTGGACGAAGTGCCGTTTAGACTTCAACAAGGTTTGGGCTGAAATTTATTCGAAAAACCATTACAAATCGCTTGATCACCGCAGCTTCTATTTCAAGCAGCAGGATTCAAAGAACTTGAGTGTGAAATGTAAGTGGGAGTGATGATTCTTAACAACTTGTTTCTGGTATAGGGTATACTTTGCGGTCTACAATGTTCTTATTACTTCaaatgatcccttttttttttctaattgcaGCTTTAGTGGCTGAAATCAAGGAGTTGAAAGAGAAGAACCAGAAAGAGGACGATGTTCTTATGGCTAGCGTTGCTGGTCACCGACAACCCCCCGCTCCACACCTTGAATATGAATATGTGGATGTCAACATTCATGAGGACCTATATAAACTTATAGAATATTCATGTGAAGAGATGTGCTCAACGAAAGAACAGTTAAATCGAGTAATGAGGCTGTGGACCACTTTCTTGGAACCAATGTTGGGTGTGCCTCCTCAACGTAATGGCAGAAAGGGCACTGAAGGTGCTGGTAAAGCGCAGAATTCTGCTGTAAATGGCACTGCATCAAGCATTGCTGAAAGTGATGGGAGCCCTGGAGCTGATGCTACTGTAAATTCAGGGCAACCAAAGGCTGCTAGTAATGGAGATGGGAACAGTTCTTCCGAACTAACAAATTCTTGCAGAAATGGGTTGACAAACAGGGAAACTTTAGCGAAAGATGAACACTCAGTTCGTGTCTCCAGAGTTGATTCGAAGCCAGAGAAAGAGATTAAATTTACAGCTGATAAAAGGCCTGGAATTAACATGGTTGCTATTGGAATCAAAGCAGAAAATAATCAGGGCCGAAGCAATGTTGAAGGGACATCAGGTGTGTAGTCTGCAAAAGTTTCATGAAAATCACTTCCGTGATTTTGTTGTTCATTGATCTCATTTTTgttattacttttattcttGTTATTCCTTCTTTTCTGAGATCATGTTGCAGTACTGAGATTAGTTTGAATTTCAAGGTCCCGGTGCAGCTGCATCTAGACCTACTAGCATTACTGCTGGTGAGGCTCATGAATCTGAAGCTAATGTTGATCCTGTACATTCATCGGAGGTATGATTTTGTGTATATCAACTACTATATTCTACTTAGCATCACTGAAGCTGGTATTACTAAATGGTTTTAGTAAAATATAGCAATGTTTGGCATCTCCTGTGAATGTTGCTTTGATTCTTTATTTTGCTTGAAGTATTTCTGTTTGGCATCTATGTTCTAAACATATTTAGACATGGATGTGAAGATATGAACTTCCAAGGatcctcaaaaataaaagaaaaaacataccTGTGTCAGACACAAATTTATCCTATGCTTACACCTAAGTAGGTTTGCCTATgcaatttggttaattcggtttggTTAGTTTGGTTTTAGTGTTAGTCAATTAAAGGTTTAATGCCTCGTTTGGTTACTAGTGTAATAACATGAGGAAAAAGcttatttattacatatgtaTTTCAATAGTTGGACATCAAATACAGAATagttagtacaaatttaaacttaaaattagaaagatgagTAAAAGCTcttctaaaaaataatacctCTTCAAAATAACCGaaaatttttccttctctttgcTAAAAAAAAGTCATGGGAGTGCCtaaatattatcaattgaattagtttattgCTTACTCATGTACTAAAACAtgtgtaaaaaataatactctTACCGAATGTAGAGTAAATGTGTAGTGATTCTTGGTTTACATAACTGATAATTGAACCAGCAAACTAaatgacttaatgtattatatttatatttgtatcttttatatatttatagtagTATAGATATATGGAAAAATACTTAATTGATTACATTTCTCCAATGGTTAGGATATTTTTTaaggaaatataaataattgttttaaataaattggaattaaaaaatGGTAGATTAGCCTATTTATTTTCGGTTAATCAATCGACTTAAGTCTgtttgattatttcatttttttttttaagtcaaGTTTGGTTTTTGGTTATTATTTATGGGAGGTAAGTTGAACTCAGCTTTCAGGTTTTTTTACCAAACCAATCGAATTGACCAACTGCATGTCCTTATACCCAAGTGGGTTCTCTCTTTAATTTTAAGTCATAATAAATATGCTTATTCAAATTTGCTTGGTGATTCAGGGTGTCACTGTAGCAAAACATCCTTTAATAGTAAATGGAACGCCTACAGATGGCTCTAATGCTAGCAGATATCACGAAGAATCCACTGGTCCCTCCAAAGTCGAAAAAGAAGAAGGTGAATTATCACCTAATGGTGATTTTGAGGAGGATAATTTTGTTGCCTATGGTGATGCTGGTCCAAAGGTAGTGCCGAAGGCAAAGCATGGTGTTGAAAGCAGACAACAGCGATCTGGAAATGGGAAAGATTTGCATTCCGTGGATGCTGGTGGAGAAAATGATGCGGATGCTGATGATGAGGATAGTGAAAATGCCTCGGAGGCTGGTGATGATGCATCGGGCAGCGAGTCTGCAGGTGATGAATGCTCCCATGAAGAGGAGGAAGAGGTCGAACGTGATGAAGTTGATGGTAAGGCTGAGAGTGAAGGTGAAGCCGAAGGAATTGCTGATGCACATGTGGGAGGAGATGGGACCTCCTTGTCATTCTCGGAACGTTTTCTTTTTACAGTGAAGGCTCTTTCAAAGCACGTACCACCAGCTTTACCTGAAGATGAGAAATACAATTCTTGGGTTTTTTATGCAAATGACGATTTCTATGTTCTTTTCAGACTTCATCAAGTACGTTAGATTTCTAAATCTTTTTagttatttcttcttttttttctttctacatTTTAGTAAGTATTCTTTATTCTTTGATTTTCATTAGATCCTGTACGAAAGAATACTTTCGGCAAAAACAAATTTAGCCGGTGgtgaaataaaatggaaacaTTTGAAAGACACTAGTTCTTCAGATTTATATGCCAGGTGATTTACTTTTCTATATAACTCTACTGAACAATTTGAAGGGTTTAATGCATTCTAATTCAGAAATTTCATCTCTTTGGTACCCAGATTTATGAGTGCATTGTACAGTCTGCTCAATGGATCGACCGATAATACGAAGTTTGAGGATGAATGCCGAGCTATAATAGGAAACCAGTCATATGTGTTATTCACATTGGACAAGTTGATATATAAATTGGTTAAACAGGTTTGCTTCGTCAACGGTCTTCCAACATTCTTCCTTGTTTTCCATTCAATCATTTGAGATATTTTCATTGCAGCTTCAAGCTGTTGCAGCGAATGAGATGGATAATAAGCTTCTTCAATTGTATGAATATGAAAAATCCCGGAAACATTGGAAGACAATGGATTCAGTTTATTACGAGAATGCACGTGTCCTCCTCCATGAGGAGAATATATATAGACTGAAATGCGTAAGTTTTACATGTTCCTCTCTTACACCCCTTTTCCGGAAAAAGAAATGAACTGAATAAGGAACATGAATGCCCTACGTATGTACACTTTGGCTTCCTTTTTTGCAGTCATCTTTGCCATCTCGTTTGTCTATTCAGCTGATGGACAATGTCATTGAAAAGCCCGAAGCATTTGCTGTTTCCATGGAACCTAATTTTTCAGCCATTTTGCACAATGACTTTCTGTCAGTCTTTCCCGGAAAGAAGGAACCACATGGCATCATACTAAAGAGGTAATGACGGATAAAAAATGTAGCATGTAGATGCTAGGTTCTGCTAGCCTCttatgtgttattatagatgaTTGTAGCAAAGAAAAGAATTGGAATATGTTACTCCTTCCTATGTTGCTCAAATTGTGATGAGTATCAGATATGAGAATGTGCCCTACGCAGATATAttgaatcttttaaaaaaaaaatcttctaaTTGGAGGATCTTTAGTGGATCATATCCCATCTCCTTATCTGCACATgagtacttcaagaaaaatgaagcgTCAGAGCAACATATACTAGTGCTAATAAGCTTTTTTCTTTACTGATATTGCAGAAACAAGAAGTATTCAAATCCTATGTTACTTGGACTTGGGTGTGAGTGTTAGATACGAGTATGTGTCTGACACGGGTGTatagtattttcttttttctttgtttttctatcTAATTGGATGATCCTTAGAGGATATAGGTGTTGGGCACGAGTCTACCAAAGAATTATGGAACATCAGAGCAACATGGACTAGTGCTAATCGGGTTTTCTTTATCGATGTTTGCAGAAACAAGAAGAACTACGCAAATCTAGATGAATTTGATGCTACTTGCATGGCCATGGAAGGCGTTGAACTGGTTAACGGTTTAGAGAACAAGATAGCTTGCAACTCATACAAGGTATCGTGCTGTTATAacattgggtttaatcttttgTCTTCCCTTCTTTCATTGGACTACGGAAGCACGGCGCATGCTTTATCACTAAGAAAATGCCTTTGCATGTACTGAGTACCTTGGGTTTTTTTCATTCATGATCTGTGTAATTGTTTGTCAGATATCTTATGTATTGGACACTGAAGATTTCTTCTTTCGTAGAAGAAATTCATCACGGCGCAGATCACGCAGTAATCAGGCAAGAATACAACGGTTCCTTAGATTTTTATCCACTACACAATAATTTAGCATTCTCTCTCAGCGGCACGAAAGGTACATTCAACATTGCGATCTTTCCATCTTCATAACTCTTAAATTACTTGTTTATGACAATTTTCAAGGACAACTTAATTTATCCACTTCATGGCTTTCTGGCAGAACCCATTGGTGGAAACCAAACCCCAAAAGGCTTTCGAAAACGACATGTTTTGTGTATGTTCAAACATGGTCGATGCTCAGACTGAAGAAAGGACGAACTGTTAGGAAATGTAGCATATTTGTAAGATGATATGAGCAGGATCTGACCAATTATCCTGTAAATAGGATTTGCAATTTGCATgataatttgtaaagaaaaggaaaaaggtaaaagaaaaaaaaagaatcattgTTCCAAACGTGTTTTATGCTTTTACCCACAGGTTTACCAGCTTCTTCCAATTTGCATATCTAGTTCATAGTGAAGCTACCTGAGTAATTACAATGCATGCAAAGGACATAAGAGGAAATGTTGAGAACCAAATATTATCCTTGTGAGTGATTGTATCAATTAATTGGGTTTAATTCATTTTGTTTGACATGGCGAAGCCATTAGAAATCCGAAAAAAGATACCGATGGTTATATTGCTTTTGTATTACTATCGattcttttgaatattttaataaaatttttataatataatgttatCAGATATGCATGTAAATGTACTTCATCTGCTATTcatagaattattatttatgtattcgtaatttttattgatttataaaatataaaaataaaattactttgacAAAAAGAAACGCTAGTGTTAATTAATGGCAAAAGTTAAAGAACAAAAACCTAATTTGACAAGATTTTGACACTACTTTTCTTTAATATCTTTTCTCCCTCTTAcccctaaaattattatttaatcatatgAGGTTGATGTAAAATTAtgcttgaaatatttttaatatgcatatataataatattgtaatagTTGCAAATGAAAATTTGCTTGATTATTAACTAAGAATTATCACTTTTATAGTGATGAATTATGTcccttaaattcaaaa
The window above is part of the Gossypium raimondii isolate GPD5lz chromosome 9, ASM2569854v1, whole genome shotgun sequence genome. Proteins encoded here:
- the LOC105798283 gene encoding paired amphipathic helix protein Sin3-like 2 isoform X3 encodes the protein MKRIRDDIYSGSQFKRPFTSSRAESYGQNQMPGGGGGTGGGEGGGGGAGGGGSMSQKLTTNDALTYLKEVKEMFQDQKEKYDMFLEVMKDFKAQRTDTAGVIARVKELFKGHNNLIYGFNTFLPKGYGITLDEDEAPPKKTVEFDEAISFVNKIKKRFQNDEHVYKSFLDILNMYRKEHKDINEVYTEVASLFEDHPDLLDEFTRFLPDSQAAPMTQQVPYGRNSTQHYNERSSATPTLRQIQMDKQRRRDRSITSNADRDLSVDRPELDDDKAVIKVQKEQRKRVEKDSRDQRIRDHDDPEHDNNRDFNLQRFPDKKRSGRKVEGFASYDDRDTFKSMCNQGFVFCEKVKERLCNSDDYQAFLKCLNIYSNGIIKRNDLQNLVTDLLGKYPDLMNEFNQFLERCENTDGLLAGVINKKSLTVVGHAPKSEEKREIEAAKEKERYKYMGKSIQELDLSNCQSCTPSYRLLPDDYPIPIASQRSELGALVLNDNWVSVTSGSEDYSFKHMRRNQYEESLFRCEDDRFELDMLLESVSSTAKRAEDLLNSINENKINLDSPFHVEEHFTVLNLRCIERLYGDHGLDVMEILRKNPALALPVILTRLKQKQEEWTKCRLDFNKVWAEIYSKNHYKSLDHRSFYFKQQDSKNLSVKSLVAEIKELKEKNQKEDDVLMASVAGHRQPPAPHLEYEYVDVNIHEDLYKLIEYSCEEMCSTKEQLNRVMRLWTTFLEPMLGVPPQRNGRKGTEGAGKAQNSAVNGTASSIAESDGSPGADATVNSGQPKAASNGDGNSSSELTNSCRNGLTNRETLAKDEHSVRVSRVDSKPEKEIKFTADKRPGINMVAIGIKAENNQGRSNVEGTSGPGAAASRPTSITAGEAHESEANVDPVHSSEGVTVAKHPLIVNGTPTDGSNASRYHEESTGPSKVEKEEGELSPNGDFEEDNFVAYGDAGPKVVPKAKHGVESRQQRSGNGKDLHSVDAGGENDADADDEDSENASEAGDDASGSESAGDECSHEEEEEVERDEVDGKAESEGEAEGIADAHVGGDGTSLSFSERFLFTVKALSKHVPPALPEDEKYNSWVFYANDDFYVLFRLHQILYERILSAKTNLAGGEIKWKHLKDTSSSDLYARFMSALYSLLNGSTDNTKFEDECRAIIGNQSYVLFTLDKLIYKLVKQLQAVAANEMDNKLLQLYEYEKSRKHWKTMDSVYYENARVLLHEENIYRLKCSSLPSRLSIQLMDNVIEKPEAFAVSMEPNFSAILHNDFLSVFPGKKEPHGIILKRNKKYSNPMLLGLGCEC